In Mycobacterium tuberculosis H37Rv, a single window of DNA contains:
- a CDS encoding transmembrane protein, whose product MGRKVAVLWHASFSIGAGVLYFYFVLPRWPELMGDTGHSLGTGLRIATGALVGLAALPVVFTLLRTRKPELGTPQLALSMRIWSIMAHVLAGALIVGTAISEVWLSLDAAGQWLFGIYGAAAAIAVLGFFGFYLSFVAELPPPPPKPLKPKKPKQRRLRRKKTAKGDEAEPEAAEEAENTELAAQEDEEAVEAPPESIESPGGEPESATREAPAAETATAEEPRGGLRNRRPTGKTSHRRRRTRSGVQVAKVDE is encoded by the coding sequence ATGGGGCGCAAGGTCGCCGTGCTGTGGCACGCGTCGTTTTCGATTGGCGCCGGCGTCCTCTACTTCTATTTCGTATTGCCCCGTTGGCCTGAGCTGATGGGTGACACCGGACACTCGCTGGGGACTGGGCTCCGGATTGCCACGGGCGCGTTGGTCGGTCTGGCCGCACTGCCGGTGGTATTCACTTTGCTGCGCACCCGCAAGCCGGAGCTGGGCACCCCGCAGCTGGCGCTGTCAATGCGAATCTGGTCGATCATGGCTCACGTGCTGGCCGGCGCGCTGATCGTCGGCACCGCGATTAGCGAGGTCTGGCTCAGCCTGGATGCCGCCGGGCAGTGGTTGTTCGGGATCTACGGAGCTGCCGCCGCGATCGCGGTGCTCGGGTTCTTCGGGTTCTACCTGTCGTTTGTCGCCGAGCTGCCGCCGCCACCGCCGAAGCCGCTCAAGCCGAAGAAACCCAAGCAGCGACGCCTTCGCCGCAAGAAGACGGCCAAGGGCGACGAGGCTGAGCCGGAAGCCGCCGAAGAAGCCGAGAACACGGAGCTGGCGGCGCAGGAGGACGAGGAGGCCGTCGAAGCTCCCCCGGAAAGCATAGAAAGCCCGGGAGGTGAACCCGAGTCGGCGACCCGGGAAGCTCCGGCAGCAGAGACCGCCACCGCCGAGGAGCCCCGGGGCGGGTTACGGAATCGCCGCCCCACCGGCAAAACCTCACATCGACGCCGGCGCACTCGCAGCGGTGTCCAGGTCGCCAAGGTCGACGAATAG
- a CDS encoding oxidoreductase, which produces MQNATMRVLVTGGTGFVGGWTAKAIADAGHSVRFLVRNPARLKTSVAKLGVDVSDFAVADISDRDSVREALNGCDAVVHSAALVATDPRETSRMLSTNMAGAQNVLGQAVELGMDPIVHVSSFTALFRPNLATLSADLPVAGGTDGYGQSKAQIEIYARGLQDAGAPVNITYPGMVLGPPVGDQFGEAGEGVRSALWMHVIPGRGAAWLIVDVRDVAALHAALLESGRGPRRYTAGGHRIPVPELAKILGGSPAPRCWPSRCPIPRCVSRDRCWIKPGPICLSILRSPRQVCSTTHRCRSPTIRRAKKN; this is translated from the coding sequence ATGCAGAATGCCACCATGCGCGTTCTGGTCACCGGCGGTACGGGATTTGTGGGCGGGTGGACTGCCAAAGCCATCGCTGACGCGGGCCACTCCGTCCGGTTCCTGGTGCGAAATCCCGCACGGCTGAAGACGTCTGTCGCGAAACTGGGCGTCGACGTGTCGGACTTTGCGGTTGCAGACATATCCGACCGCGATTCGGTACGGGAGGCGTTGAACGGATGCGACGCCGTCGTGCACAGCGCCGCGCTGGTGGCAACCGACCCGCGTGAGACTTCGCGGATGCTGAGTACGAACATGGCGGGCGCCCAAAATGTTCTCGGTCAAGCCGTCGAGCTCGGAATGGATCCGATCGTGCATGTGTCGAGCTTCACGGCGCTGTTTCGTCCCAACTTGGCGACGCTGAGCGCTGATCTGCCGGTTGCCGGTGGGACGGATGGATACGGACAATCCAAAGCGCAGATCGAAATCTATGCGCGCGGTCTTCAGGACGCCGGCGCACCGGTGAACATCACTTATCCTGGCATGGTCCTCGGCCCGCCGGTGGGCGATCAATTCGGTGAAGCCGGGGAGGGTGTCCGGTCCGCATTGTGGATGCATGTCATTCCCGGGCGCGGCGCGGCGTGGTTGATCGTCGACGTCCGAGATGTGGCGGCACTGCACGCGGCGTTGTTGGAATCCGGGCGTGGGCCGCGCCGCTACACTGCGGGAGGTCATCGGATTCCGGTGCCCGAGCTCGCGAAAATTCTGGGCGGGTCGCCGGCACCACGATGCTGGCCGTCCCGGTGCCCGATTCCGCGCTGCGTGTCGCGGGATCGGTGCTGGATCAAGCCGGGCCCTATCTGCCTTTCAATACTCCGTTCACCGCGGCAGGTATGCAGTACTACACACAGATGCCGGAGTCCGACGATTCGCCGAGCGAAAAAGAACTAG
- a CDS encoding dehydrogenase, whose amino-acid sequence MKAVTCTNAKLEVVDRPSPAPAKGQLLLDVLRCGICGSDLHARLHCDELADVMAESGYHAFMRSNQQVVFGHEFCGEVVDYGPGTRRTPRRGTPVVAMPLLRRGNKEVHGIGLSTMAPGAYAERLVVEQSLTFPVPNGLAPEIAALTEPMAVGWHAVRRGEVGKGDVAIVIGCGPIGLAVICMLKSRGVHTVIASDFSPGRRALATACGADSVVDPVQDSPYAVAAGLGQGNRHLQSILDAFDLAVGTVERLQRLRLPWWHLWRAAEAAGAATPKRPVIFECVGVPGIIDGIIASAPLFSRVVVVGVCMGSDHIRPAMAINKEINLRFVLGYTPLEFRDTLHMLADGKVNAAPLITGTVGLPGVAAAFDALGDPEAHAKIMIDPKSNAASPQPFRVE is encoded by the coding sequence ATGAAGGCGGTGACCTGCACCAACGCAAAGCTCGAGGTAGTCGACCGGCCGTCCCCGGCGCCGGCCAAGGGTCAACTGTTGCTCGATGTGCTGCGGTGCGGTATCTGCGGATCGGACCTGCATGCCCGCTTGCACTGTGATGAACTGGCCGACGTGATGGCCGAATCTGGCTACCACGCCTTCATGCGATCGAATCAGCAGGTGGTGTTCGGACACGAGTTCTGTGGCGAGGTGGTCGATTACGGTCCCGGCACCCGCAGGACCCCTAGGCGCGGCACCCCGGTCGTCGCCATGCCGCTGCTGCGGCGTGGCAACAAAGAGGTGCACGGGATCGGGCTTTCGACAATGGCGCCGGGCGCCTACGCCGAGCGGCTCGTCGTCGAGCAGTCGCTGACGTTTCCTGTCCCGAACGGGCTGGCGCCCGAGATAGCCGCGCTGACCGAGCCCATGGCCGTCGGATGGCACGCCGTCCGGCGCGGCGAGGTGGGCAAGGGCGACGTCGCGATCGTGATCGGGTGCGGTCCGATCGGCCTCGCGGTGATCTGCATGCTGAAGTCGCGCGGGGTACACACGGTGATCGCAAGCGACTTTTCACCCGGCCGTCGTGCCCTCGCAACCGCCTGTGGCGCTGATTCCGTAGTCGATCCCGTACAGGACTCACCGTATGCGGTAGCCGCCGGCCTTGGACAGGGAAACAGACACCTGCAAAGCATCCTCGACGCGTTCGACCTCGCAGTCGGCACGGTCGAAAGACTGCAGCGGCTGCGGCTGCCGTGGTGGCACCTTTGGCGGGCTGCCGAAGCAGCTGGCGCCGCAACGCCAAAGCGTCCAGTCATCTTCGAATGTGTTGGCGTTCCGGGAATTATCGATGGCATCATCGCCAGCGCACCGCTGTTCTCGCGCGTCGTCGTGGTCGGCGTCTGCATGGGCTCAGACCACATCCGGCCGGCGATGGCGATCAACAAAGAGATCAACCTGCGGTTCGTCCTCGGCTACACACCGTTAGAGTTCCGCGACACGTTGCACATGCTGGCCGACGGCAAGGTCAACGCCGCGCCGCTGATCACCGGGACGGTCGGTTTACCCGGCGTGGCGGCAGCATTCGATGCGCTCGGCGATCCCGAGGCGCACGCAAAAATCATGATCGACCCCAAGAGCAACGCCGCGAGTCCCCAACCATTCCGCGTGGAGTGA
- a CDS encoding oxidoreductase has translation MKPSPADTHVVIAGAGIAGLAAAMILAEAGVRVTLCEAASEAGGKAKSLRLADGHPTEHSLRVYTDTYQTLLTLFSRIPTEHDRTVLDNLVGVSMVSATAQGVIGRIAAPVALQRRRPTFARIIGKVVEPPRQLVRILLRGPMVIVGLAQRGVPATDVLHYLYAHLRLLWMCRERLLAELGDISYADYLQLGCKSAQAQEFFSAVPRIYVAARTSAEAAAIAPIVLKGLFRLKSNCPSALNDAKLPAIMMMDGPTSERMVDPWIRHLTRLGVDIHFNTRVGDLEFDDGRVTALISSDGRRFACDYALLAVPYLTLRELAKSAHVKRYLPQLTQQHALALEASNGIQCFLRDLPATWPPFIRPGVVTTHLQSQWSLVCVLQGEGFWKNVRLPEGTRYVLSITWSDVETPGPVFDRPLSECTPDEILTECLTQCGLDKSNVLGWRIDHELKHLDEAEYEKVASELPPHLVSAPARGQRMVNFSPLTVLMPGARHRSPGICTSVPNLLLAGEVIYSPDLTLFVPTMEKAACSGYLAARQIMNMVASHAAPLRIDFRDPAPFAVLRRVDRWFWSRRRRPPDRSTFATPPTAMPAPSHLTDVDRSAS, from the coding sequence ATGAAACCGTCGCCTGCCGATACCCACGTCGTGATTGCCGGTGCTGGCATCGCGGGATTGGCTGCCGCCATGATCCTGGCCGAAGCCGGGGTGCGAGTCACATTGTGCGAAGCTGCATCCGAAGCTGGGGGCAAGGCCAAGAGTTTACGTCTCGCGGACGGCCACCCGACCGAGCACAGTTTGCGGGTTTACACCGATACTTACCAAACCCTGCTGACGCTGTTCTCGCGTATACCCACCGAACATGACAGGACCGTGCTAGACAACCTGGTCGGCGTCAGCATGGTTTCGGCTACCGCGCAAGGCGTGATTGGCCGAATCGCTGCGCCAGTTGCCTTGCAACGCCGGCGGCCAACCTTCGCGCGGATCATAGGCAAGGTAGTCGAACCGCCGCGGCAACTTGTCCGGATCTTGTTGCGCGGCCCAATGGTAATCGTTGGTCTGGCCCAACGAGGTGTGCCGGCCACCGACGTCCTCCATTACCTCTACGCCCATCTACGGCTGCTGTGGATGTGCCGAGAGCGACTCTTGGCGGAGCTGGGCGATATCTCGTATGCGGATTATCTGCAGCTCGGCTGCAAGTCTGCCCAGGCGCAGGAATTCTTTTCTGCTGTGCCGCGCATTTACGTCGCGGCGCGCACCAGTGCCGAAGCGGCGGCCATTGCGCCCATCGTTCTCAAGGGGCTGTTTCGCCTGAAAAGTAATTGTCCATCAGCCCTCAACGACGCAAAGCTGCCCGCGATCATGATGATGGATGGACCGACCAGCGAGCGCATGGTCGATCCCTGGATTCGCCACCTGACAAGGCTCGGCGTGGACATCCACTTCAACACGCGTGTCGGCGATCTCGAGTTCGACGACGGTCGCGTCACCGCATTGATATCGTCCGATGGCCGCCGGTTTGCCTGCGACTATGCCCTGCTCGCGGTGCCCTATCTGACGCTGCGAGAGCTGGCCAAATCAGCTCATGTCAAGCGATATCTCCCTCAGCTCACACAGCAGCACGCCCTTGCGCTTGAGGCATCGAACGGAATCCAGTGTTTTCTGCGCGACCTCCCTGCGACGTGGCCTCCGTTCATCCGCCCTGGAGTCGTCACTACGCATCTGCAAAGCCAGTGGTCGCTGGTCTGCGTTCTGCAGGGAGAAGGTTTCTGGAAAAACGTCCGCCTGCCGGAAGGAACCCGCTACGTTCTGTCAATAACCTGGAGTGATGTGGAAACGCCCGGACCTGTTTTTGATCGGCCATTGAGTGAATGTACGCCAGATGAGATCTTGACCGAGTGCCTGACGCAGTGCGGCCTCGATAAATCGAACGTCTTGGGCTGGCGGATCGATCACGAGCTGAAGCACTTAGACGAGGCCGAATACGAAAAGGTGGCGAGCGAGCTGCCTCCTCATCTTGTCTCGGCGCCTGCGCGCGGGCAGCGCATGGTGAATTTCTCGCCGCTTACCGTATTGATGCCGGGCGCGCGCCACCGCTCCCCGGGTATTTGCACCTCAGTGCCTAACCTTTTGCTAGCCGGTGAGGTGATCTATTCACCCGACCTGACCTTGTTTGTTCCGACCATGGAGAAGGCGGCATGCTCCGGCTATCTGGCCGCCCGCCAAATCATGAACATGGTTGCTTCGCACGCCGCACCGCTGCGGATCGACTTCCGGGATCCCGCCCCATTTGCGGTTCTGCGGCGGGTGGACCGATGGTTTTGGAGCCGCCGCCGACGACCGCCAGACCGGTCGACATTTGCAACCCCACCAACCGCCATGCCGGCGCCGAGCCACCTGACCGACGTGGATCGCTCTGCAAGTTAG